GATACATAAATATCATCAGGCGATGATAAGTAATTGTAATCTGATGAGCGCAAAAATCCGTAACCATCTTGCATGATATCTAATACCCCTTCACTGGCAATAATGGAATCGAACTCATACTCAGGCTCCTTATATCTGTTTTTTAAATCCTTGTCAAAATTGCTTTTATCATGAGGAGTCCTAGGGTTAGGTTTTTTGTTTTGATTATTATTTTGAGGAGAATTCTTTTGGAACTCCTTTTTATTATTAGGCTGATTTGCAGGTTTTGGCCTAGGTCGTGGTCTAGGTTTTGTGGTATCTGCAGTTTCCTTAGAATCTTTTTCAAGGATATTTTCCTTTTTTACAGTCTCTTGTTTACTGCCCTCTTTTGGTGCATTAGCTGCTTTTGGTGCAACACGCTGTCTAGGCCTTGGTTTTGGCTTTGGTTTTTCCTCGGTTGGCTTGTTGCTTTCTTCTGTAATTGTAGGGGCAATGGCCGCAGCTACTTTAGGATTGGCAGCTTGTAAGTCTAATATTTGGTAGACTAAGTCTAATTTTTTTAAGGTTTTAAATTTAGGAACCTTTAGACCTTTAGCAATTTCCTGAAGCTCAGGTAGCTTTTTTGATTTTAAATCTGAAATCTCAAACATTAAGTAGTTGAATAAATTATATGTGATTTGTATTGTAAGAAGTAAATTTTTATTTTGGATAAGCCTAAGGAATGTTTTCCTTTAGTTGGTAAGTGTTACAACAAGATAACGTAGCAATATTACAAATTATTTTGAACAAAAGTGCAATAATTTTTGAAAAGACCTGTATTTTTGCAACGTAAACTGGTAATTGATTTATGATTCAAAGAATACAAAGCCTTTATTTGATAGTTGTAGCAATACTTACAGGTGTTCTACCGTTCTTCTTTAACCTATGGATAGATATCGATGGTATTGAAGTATTTGCAACTAATGAAATGCTTATTTCTATTGCCTTTTATGCAAGTGCTGTTCTCGCTGTTTGGGCCATAGTACAATTTAAAAATCGAAAAAATCAGTTTGTAATTAACAGACTGAACATGATATTGAATGTTTTTTTATTAGGATTTTTCGTTTATCGATCACTAAACTTATCCGGAGAGGCTTTGGTCTCTGAGAAGGGTATTGGGATGTTGATTCCAGTATTTTCTATCGTTTTTTTAGTCCTTGCAAACAGGGCTA
The genomic region above belongs to Maribacter hydrothermalis and contains:
- a CDS encoding DUF4293 domain-containing protein, translated to MIQRIQSLYLIVVAILTGVLPFFFNLWIDIDGIEVFATNEMLISIAFYASAVLAVWAIVQFKNRKNQFVINRLNMILNVFLLGFFVYRSLNLSGEALVSEKGIGMLIPVFSIVFLVLANRAIKKDEDLVKSVDRLR